A region from the Pelobates fuscus isolate aPelFus1 chromosome 3, aPelFus1.pri, whole genome shotgun sequence genome encodes:
- the UCN3 gene encoding urocortin-3, translating into MLHARLLFLLLVLCMARSSIQYKLYKAESIFSCLKEALEEAKRRSFEDNSILSKRGYDFEPREQLLSQQEEEDEEEDEKEKRTFPAARYRYLSQAQMKGKLYQNKAKSDRRTKFTLSLDVPTKLMNILFDIAKSKNMRAKAAANAQLMAQIGRRK; encoded by the coding sequence ATGCTTCACGCCAGGCTTCTTTTTCTACTTCTTGTTCTCTGTATGGCCCGTTCTAGTATTCAATACAAGTTGTACAAAGCAGAGTCAATATTCAGCTGCCTAAAAGAAGCTCTTGAGGAGGCAAAAAGGAGAAGTTTTGAGGATAACTCCATTCTTAGTAAGAGAGGCTATGATTTTGAACCAAGAGAACAGCTTTTATCCCAGCAAGAAGAAGAAGACGAGGAAGAAGACGAGAAAGAGAAAAGAACATTTCCAGCTGCCCGCTACAGATACCTGTCACAGGCACAGATGAAAGGTAAACTCTATCAGAACAAGGCAAAAAGTGATCGCCGGACCAAATTCACTCTTTCATTGGATGTGCCCACTAAACTTATGAATATTTTGTTCGACATTGCCAAGTCTAAAAACATGAGGGCAAAGGCTGCAGCCAATGCACAGCTCATGGCCCAGATTGGCAGAAGAAAGTAA